A section of the Pseudomonas sp. FP453 genome encodes:
- a CDS encoding CopD family copper resistance protein, with translation MLYLLFLLAHLFAALIFIGTVFFEVLILAHLHRHLPARVMVQVEQGVGQRARALMPWVLLVLFGAGIGMVWLRYRPILAAPLASAFGTLLSLKLILAGSVLLHFVLTMLRMRRGRVSARYLRFIHLSLFAHMVAIVLLAKSMFYLSW, from the coding sequence ATGCTCTACCTGCTGTTTCTCCTGGCCCATCTGTTCGCTGCGCTGATCTTTATCGGCACGGTGTTTTTCGAAGTGCTGATCCTCGCCCACCTGCATCGGCACCTGCCGGCGCGGGTGATGGTGCAGGTCGAACAAGGCGTCGGCCAACGTGCGCGGGCGTTGATGCCGTGGGTGTTGCTGGTGCTGTTCGGCGCGGGCATCGGCATGGTCTGGCTGCGTTATCGGCCGATATTGGCGGCACCGCTGGCCAGCGCTTTCGGCACATTGCTGAGCCTCAAGCTGATTCTCGCGGGCAGCGTGCTGCTGCACTTTGTGCTGACGATGCTGCGCATGCGCCGTGGCCGTGTCAGTGCGCGGTACCTGCGCTTTATCCACCTCAGCCTGTTCGCGCACATGGTGGCGATTGTGCTGTTGGCCAAGAGCATGTTTTACCTCAGTTGGTAA
- a CDS encoding OprD family porin: MNHKTCLALAVSLGAAQHAAASGFIDDSKASLDLRNFYYNQDTRNARGASDKEWGQAFMFNYQSGFTEGTVGFGLDLQQMIGLRLDASGRAGKAGADNTPGSVFPLDDGKAAHDFSKTGVTGKMRIAQTQLKVGNLQPKLPVLTTEDGRLLPQTFRGYQLDSKDFKDFNLIAGKLEQVVDRNSSNGQGLSIAGANDPVKGKSSNQFYYGGVDYAVSKQLQVQYYYASLENFYQQHFLGLVHNWQLPVGQFKSDLRYFYSTADGKNASAAGRDEGYVSAGYYGPGANTGKVDNRLWSALFTYALSGHSVSLGYQKTTGESDFPHINQGQGRSLYLITNSQSLKFVNAGEQATVGSYAYDFAGLGVPGLRSSVTYIHGSHIRTASRDNSEWERDLRVDYVIPTGTFKGLGLTWRSAVLRGNDTVDKDETRLIVSYSIPLL, from the coding sequence ATGAATCACAAGACTTGCCTGGCCCTCGCCGTTTCCCTGGGGGCCGCGCAACACGCTGCTGCGTCCGGCTTTATCGACGACAGCAAAGCCAGCCTCGACCTGCGCAACTTCTACTACAACCAGGACACCCGCAACGCCCGAGGCGCGTCGGACAAGGAGTGGGGCCAGGCGTTCATGTTCAACTACCAGTCCGGCTTCACCGAAGGCACCGTCGGCTTCGGCCTGGACTTGCAGCAGATGATCGGCCTGCGCCTGGACGCCTCGGGCCGCGCCGGCAAGGCCGGTGCCGACAACACCCCCGGCAGCGTCTTCCCGCTGGACGATGGCAAGGCCGCCCATGACTTCAGCAAGACCGGCGTCACCGGCAAGATGCGCATCGCCCAGACCCAGCTCAAGGTCGGCAACCTGCAACCCAAGCTGCCGGTGCTGACCACCGAAGACGGCCGCCTGCTGCCCCAGACCTTTCGCGGTTACCAACTCGACTCCAAAGACTTCAAGGACTTCAACCTGATCGCCGGCAAGCTGGAGCAGGTCGTCGACCGCAACTCCAGCAACGGCCAGGGCCTGTCGATTGCCGGTGCAAACGACCCCGTCAAGGGCAAGTCCAGCAACCAGTTCTACTACGGCGGCGTGGACTACGCGGTCAGCAAGCAACTGCAAGTGCAGTACTACTACGCCAGCCTGGAGAACTTCTACCAGCAGCATTTCCTCGGCCTGGTGCACAACTGGCAACTGCCGGTGGGCCAGTTCAAAAGCGACCTGCGCTACTTCTACAGCACCGCCGACGGCAAGAACGCCAGCGCGGCCGGGCGCGATGAAGGCTACGTCAGCGCGGGTTACTACGGCCCCGGCGCGAACACCGGCAAGGTCGACAACCGCCTGTGGAGTGCGCTGTTTACCTACGCCTTGAGCGGGCATTCGGTCAGCCTCGGCTACCAGAAAACCACGGGTGAAAGTGACTTTCCCCATATCAACCAGGGCCAGGGCCGCTCGCTCTACCTGATCACCAATTCGCAGTCGCTGAAATTCGTCAATGCGGGCGAGCAAGCCACCGTCGGCAGCTATGCCTATGACTTTGCCGGCCTCGGCGTACCGGGCCTGCGCTCCAGCGTCACCTATATCCACGGCAGCCACATCCGCACGGCCAGCCGTGACAACAGTGAATGGGAGCGCGACCTGCGCGTGGACTACGTGATTCCCACCGGCACCTTCAAGGGCCTGGGCCTGACCTGGCGCAGCGCGGTCCTGCGCGGCAACGACACGGTGGACAAGGACGAGACGCGGTTGATCGTCAGCTACAGCATCCCGCTGCTGTAA
- a CDS encoding putative natural product biosynthesis protein → MNPLLPAGANRLVSKASRRLRLEPALPDYPSNSRCFVHLDARLLPHWHTLFDICPALLKLDPPEGLNLFRSFMTWAYRHRPPLDWTYHVNVCRWLLGSPYRTQIDDEPIEAFMAAAAACWINADTSQDSGVVLTWQGSTVFDWKDARRADSEHQALPGTEWDFAWCPLDAQGAFSRWHSIP, encoded by the coding sequence ATGAACCCTCTATTGCCTGCCGGCGCCAACCGCCTGGTCAGCAAGGCGTCCCGGCGCCTGCGCCTGGAGCCGGCGCTGCCCGACTACCCGAGCAATTCCCGCTGCTTCGTGCACCTCGATGCACGCCTGTTGCCCCATTGGCACACCCTGTTCGACATCTGCCCGGCGTTGCTCAAGCTTGACCCGCCCGAGGGCTTGAACCTGTTCCGCAGCTTCATGACCTGGGCCTATCGCCACCGGCCACCGCTGGATTGGACCTACCACGTCAACGTCTGCCGCTGGCTGCTCGGCTCGCCGTATCGGACGCAGATTGACGATGAGCCGATCGAAGCCTTCATGGCGGCTGCGGCGGCGTGCTGGATCAACGCCGACACCAGTCAAGACAGTGGCGTGGTCCTGACCTGGCAAGGCTCGACCGTGTTCGACTGGAAGGACGCGCGCCGGGCGGATTCAGAACACCAAGCCTTGCCAGGCACCGAATGGGACTTCGCCTGGTGCCCACTAGACGCGCAGGGAGCGTTCAGCCGATGGCACTCAATACCCTGA
- a CDS encoding DUF2946 domain-containing protein produces the protein MKLRPPDRSLIAWTLYFCVLMNLFVCGLGHGQMMGLELNGIGGQFCSVEGSQPISDKGLGSPASSNISNYFACPVCNALTVALVFLIGLAWLLGLGQTPRPAHERRNKAPPRYSWPSANPRASPAF, from the coding sequence ATGAAATTGCGCCCTCCCGACCGCTCGCTGATCGCCTGGACCCTGTACTTCTGCGTGCTGATGAACCTGTTCGTGTGCGGTTTGGGCCATGGGCAGATGATGGGCCTGGAGCTCAACGGCATCGGCGGGCAGTTCTGTTCGGTGGAAGGCAGCCAGCCGATTTCCGACAAAGGGTTGGGTAGCCCGGCTTCCAGCAACATCTCGAACTACTTTGCCTGCCCGGTGTGCAACGCGTTGACCGTCGCCCTGGTGTTCCTGATCGGTCTGGCCTGGCTGCTGGGCCTGGGGCAAACCCCGCGCCCGGCCCATGAACGGCGCAACAAGGCGCCGCCGCGCTATTCCTGGCCCTCGGCCAACCCCCGCGCTTCCCCCGCTTTCTGA
- a CDS encoding SCO family protein — translation MSTLFTRRKVLTGMGLLGLGSLLGACDYSPKLNFKYGKDLSDKIMGRTFKLKNTDGETVTLSSFRGLMPVVFFGFTQCPAVCPTTLARAAQAKKLMGRDGEIMQVVFITLDPERDTPEILDKYVKAFDPSFEALYGTPEEIAVAAKEFGIFYEKIPAGDTYTLSHTATSFVFDTRGNLRLGLQASLTAKECAEDLLTVMEVC, via the coding sequence ATGAGTACGTTATTCACCCGCCGCAAAGTGCTGACCGGCATGGGCCTGTTGGGCCTGGGCAGCCTGCTGGGCGCCTGTGACTACAGCCCCAAGCTGAACTTCAAGTACGGCAAGGACCTCAGTGACAAGATCATGGGCCGCACCTTCAAGCTCAAGAACACCGACGGCGAGACCGTCACCCTGAGCTCGTTCCGTGGCCTGATGCCGGTGGTGTTCTTCGGCTTCACGCAGTGCCCGGCCGTGTGCCCGACCACCCTGGCCCGCGCCGCCCAGGCCAAGAAGCTGATGGGCCGCGACGGCGAGATCATGCAAGTGGTGTTCATCACCCTCGACCCCGAGCGCGACACACCGGAAATTCTCGACAAGTACGTCAAGGCCTTCGACCCCAGCTTCGAAGCGCTGTACGGCACCCCGGAAGAAATCGCCGTGGCCGCCAAGGAGTTCGGGATCTTTTATGAAAAAATCCCCGCCGGCGACACCTACACCCTGTCCCACACCGCCACCAGTTTTGTCTTCGACACCCGTGGCAACCTGCGCCTGGGGCTGCAGGCATCCCTTACCGCTAAAGAGTGCGCAGAAGACCTGCTCACCGTCATGGAGGTCTGCTAA
- a CDS encoding copper chaperone PCu(A)C has protein sequence MTAVQHLKRLTFGLTLLTLAAHASAQVQVSDAWVRATVPGQPSSGAFMTVTADSDSKLLSVATPAAKDVQIHEMSMKDDVMHMGPVDSVALPAGKAVTLDPNGYHVMLMGLTGQIKEGDQVPLTLTVENAKGEKQTIEVTAPARGLDGMDHSKMH, from the coding sequence ATGACTGCCGTTCAACACCTCAAGCGCCTGACATTCGGCCTTACCCTGCTGACCCTCGCCGCCCACGCCAGTGCCCAGGTACAAGTGAGCGACGCCTGGGTGCGCGCCACCGTGCCGGGCCAGCCGTCGAGCGGCGCGTTCATGACCGTCACCGCCGACAGCGACAGCAAGCTGCTGAGCGTGGCGACGCCAGCGGCCAAGGACGTGCAGATCCATGAGATGAGCATGAAGGACGACGTGATGCACATGGGCCCGGTGGACTCGGTCGCACTGCCCGCCGGCAAGGCCGTCACCCTCGACCCCAACGGCTACCACGTGATGCTGATGGGCCTGACCGGGCAGATCAAGGAAGGTGACCAGGTGCCGCTGACCCTGACGGTCGAGAACGCCAAGGGCGAGAAACAGACGATTGAAGTGACGGCTCCGGCCCGAGGCCTGGATGGCATGGACCACAGCAAGATGCACTAA
- a CDS encoding DHCW motif cupin fold protein, producing MDLTAVPFGTTDWSTIEPVTYPGETGSALWRTCHFGTTRVRRVEYTAGYLADHWCKRGHILLCLEGELHTELEDGRQFTLTAGMSYQVGNDMEAHRSFTAGGAKLFIVD from the coding sequence ATGGACCTCACCGCCGTACCCTTTGGCACCACCGACTGGTCAACCATCGAGCCTGTTACCTATCCCGGCGAAACCGGCAGCGCCCTGTGGCGCACCTGCCATTTCGGCACCACCCGTGTACGCAGGGTGGAGTACACCGCAGGCTACCTGGCGGATCACTGGTGCAAGCGCGGGCACATTCTGCTGTGCCTGGAGGGAGAGTTGCACACGGAGCTCGAAGACGGCCGCCAGTTCACACTGACAGCCGGGATGAGTTACCAGGTAGGCAACGACATGGAGGCGCACCGGTCATTCACTGCCGGCGGGGCGAAGCTATTTATCGTCGACTAG
- a CDS encoding hybrid sensor histidine kinase/response regulator, which translates to MGIETNSELDQANLRIVVAAIAIVYISVLGFLPGQSLETYLPVILYIVLFLIASIILRQVIARWPGHYPARRIFGMIHDYTGTSFGMVVGGEAALPLYAVMVWVNLGNGMRYGSRYLAIATALALLALLIVYQLTPVWQAQPFMVLMLMITSTVIPVYAHILLERTRKASEEAIAANLEKSRFLAQASHDLRQPIHSIGLFTACLREARLGDEERRLVDNIDRSLLNVSQLFRSILDLYTLDNGRLLPKYQAVHLGEFLADLVRQNAEAARWAGVELRLRPCAHWVLVDPALLATMVQNVLSNCFKYGAHRPVLMGVRIRDGGLAVQIHDRGRGIAEEHLSKVFEEFYRVRHLRDKDVEGVGLGLSIVKRLGQLMGVQVSLRSKVGHGTSVSLHGLTLASAPRAAAARDDIRQAGLLTGLKVCLVEDDHNVLLATQALLERWGCEVQAESSGRDLVSDCDIIVADYDLGNHATGIECIDALREQRGWAVPALILTGHDVERIQAALHDRQIAILSKPVRPAELRGTLRDLSQQPLTGRMEQARYP; encoded by the coding sequence ATGGGTATTGAGACCAACTCTGAACTCGACCAGGCCAACTTGCGCATCGTGGTGGCCGCTATCGCGATTGTTTACATCAGTGTGCTGGGGTTTTTGCCGGGGCAGTCGCTGGAGACTTATCTGCCGGTGATTCTGTACATCGTGCTGTTTCTGATCGCCTCGATTATCTTGCGGCAGGTGATCGCCCGTTGGCCTGGGCATTACCCTGCGCGGCGTATCTTCGGCATGATCCACGACTATACGGGCACTTCGTTCGGCATGGTGGTGGGCGGCGAGGCGGCGTTGCCGTTGTATGCGGTGATGGTGTGGGTCAACCTGGGCAACGGCATGCGCTACGGCTCGCGCTACCTGGCGATTGCCACGGCGTTGGCGTTGTTGGCGTTGCTGATCGTGTACCAGTTGACGCCGGTGTGGCAGGCGCAACCGTTTATGGTGCTGATGTTGATGATCACCAGTACGGTGATCCCGGTGTACGCCCATATCCTGCTGGAACGTACGCGCAAGGCGTCGGAAGAAGCCATCGCCGCCAACCTGGAAAAATCCCGTTTTCTCGCCCAGGCCAGTCATGACCTGCGCCAGCCCATTCACTCCATCGGCCTGTTTACCGCGTGCTTGCGCGAAGCACGCCTGGGCGATGAAGAGCGGCGGTTGGTGGATAACATCGACCGCTCGCTGCTCAATGTGTCGCAGTTGTTTCGTTCGATTCTGGACCTGTACACCCTCGACAACGGGCGCTTGCTGCCCAAATACCAGGCGGTGCATTTGGGCGAGTTTCTCGCCGATCTGGTGCGCCAGAACGCCGAGGCCGCGCGCTGGGCCGGGGTGGAATTGCGCTTGCGGCCCTGCGCCCACTGGGTGTTGGTGGACCCTGCGCTGTTGGCGACCATGGTGCAAAACGTGCTGTCCAATTGCTTCAAGTACGGCGCGCACCGGCCGGTGTTGATGGGCGTGCGTATTCGCGACGGCGGGCTGGCGGTGCAGATTCATGATCGGGGGCGGGGGATTGCCGAGGAGCATCTGTCAAAGGTCTTCGAAGAGTTCTATCGCGTACGCCACCTGCGGGACAAGGACGTCGAAGGCGTGGGCCTGGGGCTGTCCATCGTCAAGCGCCTGGGGCAGTTGATGGGGGTGCAGGTGAGCCTGCGTTCAAAGGTGGGCCATGGCACCTCGGTGAGCCTGCATGGCTTGACCCTGGCCAGCGCGCCGCGTGCAGCCGCTGCCCGTGACGACATACGGCAGGCCGGCCTGCTCACCGGCTTGAAAGTGTGCCTGGTGGAGGATGATCACAACGTGCTGCTCGCCACCCAGGCGCTGCTGGAGCGCTGGGGCTGCGAGGTGCAGGCGGAGTCGTCGGGGCGTGATCTGGTGAGTGATTGCGACATCATCGTCGCCGACTATGACCTGGGCAACCACGCCACGGGTATCGAATGCATCGATGCCCTGCGCGAACAACGTGGCTGGGCGGTGCCCGCGCTGATCCTCACGGGACACGACGTGGAACGCATCCAGGCCGCTTTGCACGACCGTCAGATCGCCATCCTGTCCAAGCCGGTGCGCCCCGCAGAACTGCGCGGCACACTGCGCGACTTGAGTCAGCAGCCACTTACTGGGCGAATGGAGCAAGCCCGTTACCCTTAG
- a CDS encoding response regulator transcription factor, whose translation MTGRIIIADDHPMFREGMLRTVQRLLPAAEVQEAGDLDTVQVLISDGADIDTLILDLRFPGLTCLSQLAELRQQLRRTTLIVVSMVDDPALIDQVMALGADGFIGKNIAPEEIGQALLAIREGEVLVKFAPSGLLPLDTHTLTARQQDVLRLIAQGKTNKEIAKALDISPFTVRIHVSSLLRVLGVSSRAAAAVKYSGVG comes from the coding sequence ATGACCGGCCGCATCATCATCGCCGACGACCATCCGATGTTTCGCGAAGGCATGCTGCGCACCGTGCAACGCCTGCTGCCCGCGGCCGAGGTGCAAGAAGCCGGCGACCTCGACACGGTGCAAGTGCTAATCAGCGACGGCGCCGACATCGACACCCTGATCCTCGACCTGCGCTTCCCCGGCCTGACCTGCCTGAGCCAACTGGCCGAACTGCGCCAGCAACTGCGGCGCACCACCTTGATCGTGGTGTCGATGGTGGATGACCCGGCGTTGATCGATCAGGTGATGGCGTTGGGCGCAGACGGTTTTATCGGCAAAAACATCGCACCCGAGGAGATCGGCCAGGCGTTGCTGGCGATTCGTGAGGGTGAGGTGTTGGTCAAGTTTGCGCCGTCGGGGTTGTTGCCGTTGGATACCCATACGTTGACGGCGCGACAGCAGGATGTGCTGAGGTTGATTGCCCAGGGCAAGACGAACAAGGAGATTGCCAAAGCGTTGGATATTTCGCCGTTTACCGTGCGGATTCATGTTTCGTCGTTGCTGAGGGTGTTGGGAGTGAGTTCGCGGGCGGCCGCGGCGGTGAAGTATTCGGGGGTGGGTTGA
- a CDS encoding NADAR family protein yields the protein MNDSEHLNALCARFNSGEDLSFTFFWGHQRSKTVVTASCFSQWFEAGFVVDGQHYPTAEHFMMAEKAALFDDQDIRAQVFNAPTPNAAKALGRNVRGFDEQVWLQHRYDIVVRANQAKFSQNPPLNEYLLQTGSRVIVEASPVDSIWGIGLAQDNADVNNPNLWKGLNLLGFALMQVRDGGGVPAPR from the coding sequence TTGAACGACTCTGAACATTTGAACGCACTGTGCGCCCGTTTCAACTCAGGAGAAGATCTGAGCTTTACGTTTTTCTGGGGGCACCAGCGCAGCAAAACTGTCGTCACGGCTTCGTGTTTCAGCCAGTGGTTTGAGGCCGGGTTTGTGGTCGATGGGCAACATTACCCGACGGCCGAACACTTCATGATGGCCGAGAAAGCGGCCTTGTTTGACGATCAGGATATTCGTGCGCAGGTGTTCAACGCTCCTACGCCAAATGCCGCCAAAGCGCTTGGCCGTAATGTGCGCGGGTTTGATGAGCAGGTTTGGCTGCAACACCGATACGACATCGTGGTTCGAGCGAACCAGGCCAAGTTTTCTCAAAATCCGCCGTTAAACGAATACCTTCTACAAACCGGTTCGCGGGTTATTGTCGAGGCCAGCCCGGTTGATAGCATCTGGGGTATAGGGCTCGCGCAGGATAACGCGGATGTGAACAATCCGAATCTTTGGAAAGGCTTGAACCTACTGGGCTTTGCGCTGATGCAAGTGCGGGACGGTGGCGGTGTGCCGGCCCCAAGGTAG
- a CDS encoding AAA family ATPase, producing MVVPDLNELDAPVVDDFETWLGERSRWLQTAAKNLIDTKKPPTDDQIKELSRLCMVESKKEEDPGFGIVSPGSLALAASRPAIRIEGISEVHGLNAIKSGAALPLGTGNITVFYGQNGSGKSGYARLLKQACGSRSKDEIHPNVFIEEPEACKANFQISAGQKKGTIEWTLTQGADPLLRHAQIFDSRTATQYMGKNEASYEPSQMKFVASLIAVSDKVSQHLMASKNALLSVLPQFPADLEVTEERTWLASIKPATNTAAIDKFCTYTPEHDAERIITEGALAQKDVVGRLASITKEKQGVATVRLAMSQLKEKLSNETAQIIVSANADAKGKRQAAQKFAQQLFSETPLEGVGEAVWQQLWAQARLFSQNHAYPGQPFPVVDEQARCVLCQQELNEDASHRLSHFEQFVTEGLELGAKQAEDKHKGFILALPQLPREQDWLAHMALIKLDQQQAIDLHKTLVKRRSDLETAEQIENVALFDWSLVDQALAEVTEQLGGEEKSLTELSQDGKRQQMEVQLRKLKAMQWLSQNKLAVLAERDRLLAVDQYGKAIRLAATNTLTIKNNELAKSEVEAGYQTRFAAELKLLGGSRLPVAPQSKTVGKGRTTFGLTLVGAKGARPPEQILSEGETRIVALAAFLADITGSNQVAPFIFDDPISSLDQDFEERVVARLVDLAQTRQVIIFTHRLSLVTLLESAVKKVKEHPDIPDIAFDVQTLRRPDASTSRQNIRHSDRTKCSRLETEAGHQQALE from the coding sequence ATGGTTGTACCAGATTTGAATGAGCTAGACGCTCCCGTTGTCGACGATTTTGAAACTTGGCTCGGCGAAAGAAGCCGATGGTTACAGACAGCCGCAAAGAATTTAATCGATACCAAGAAGCCCCCGACAGACGACCAGATAAAAGAGCTTTCCCGGCTTTGCATGGTCGAATCGAAGAAGGAAGAGGACCCAGGCTTCGGCATCGTATCGCCAGGCTCGTTGGCACTTGCTGCCAGCCGTCCTGCCATCCGCATAGAAGGGATCTCAGAAGTCCACGGGTTGAATGCGATCAAATCAGGCGCAGCACTACCCCTTGGCACAGGCAACATCACAGTGTTCTACGGTCAAAATGGCTCAGGAAAAAGCGGGTATGCACGCCTCCTGAAACAGGCATGTGGCTCAAGGTCCAAGGACGAAATTCACCCTAACGTCTTCATTGAAGAGCCTGAGGCCTGCAAGGCTAATTTCCAAATCTCTGCAGGACAAAAGAAAGGAACAATTGAATGGACGCTTACCCAAGGGGCAGATCCTTTACTTCGTCACGCCCAGATATTTGACTCCAGAACGGCTACCCAATACATGGGCAAAAACGAGGCCAGCTACGAACCCAGTCAAATGAAGTTCGTGGCGTCATTGATCGCCGTGTCAGACAAAGTTAGTCAGCACCTCATGGCATCGAAGAATGCATTGCTGAGTGTATTGCCACAATTCCCAGCGGACTTGGAAGTCACTGAAGAACGTACGTGGCTTGCGAGTATTAAGCCTGCAACGAATACGGCTGCTATCGACAAATTTTGTACGTACACTCCAGAGCACGACGCTGAGCGGATTATCACAGAAGGTGCACTGGCCCAGAAGGACGTGGTGGGGCGCCTGGCCTCAATCACGAAAGAAAAGCAAGGAGTGGCAACAGTTCGGCTAGCTATGAGCCAACTCAAGGAAAAGCTCTCCAACGAAACAGCACAGATCATCGTAAGTGCCAACGCTGATGCAAAGGGAAAACGGCAAGCCGCTCAGAAATTTGCTCAACAACTCTTCTCCGAAACTCCACTTGAAGGAGTCGGCGAGGCGGTGTGGCAACAGTTATGGGCCCAAGCTCGATTGTTCTCTCAAAATCATGCTTACCCAGGTCAACCATTTCCTGTTGTGGATGAGCAAGCAAGGTGTGTACTTTGCCAACAAGAGCTCAATGAGGATGCTAGTCATCGGTTGAGCCACTTTGAGCAGTTTGTCACCGAAGGTTTGGAGCTAGGCGCAAAACAAGCAGAAGACAAACATAAGGGTTTTATCCTTGCCTTACCCCAATTGCCGAGAGAACAAGACTGGTTAGCTCATATGGCCCTGATCAAGCTGGATCAACAGCAGGCCATCGATTTGCATAAAACCTTGGTTAAAAGACGCTCCGATCTCGAGACCGCTGAACAAATCGAAAATGTTGCCCTATTCGACTGGTCTCTGGTAGATCAGGCACTGGCAGAAGTAACCGAGCAGTTAGGGGGCGAAGAAAAGTCGCTGACTGAGCTCTCTCAAGACGGCAAACGACAGCAAATGGAGGTACAACTCCGAAAGCTGAAGGCCATGCAGTGGCTTTCCCAAAACAAACTAGCAGTCCTAGCTGAACGTGACAGGTTGTTGGCTGTTGACCAGTACGGGAAAGCCATCCGGCTTGCTGCAACCAACACGCTAACGATTAAGAACAACGAACTGGCGAAATCCGAGGTGGAGGCCGGATATCAAACTCGCTTCGCTGCCGAACTCAAGCTACTAGGTGGTTCGAGATTGCCTGTAGCCCCTCAAAGTAAAACAGTCGGTAAAGGCAGGACAACATTCGGACTGACGCTCGTTGGTGCGAAAGGCGCCCGCCCGCCAGAACAAATTCTCAGTGAAGGTGAGACTAGAATTGTAGCTTTGGCTGCATTCCTCGCCGATATTACTGGCTCAAATCAAGTCGCGCCGTTTATTTTCGATGACCCGATTTCCTCACTCGATCAAGATTTTGAAGAGCGGGTTGTCGCGCGACTCGTAGATTTAGCGCAAACCCGTCAGGTCATCATCTTCACCCACAGGCTGTCGCTGGTGACACTTCTGGAATCTGCAGTAAAGAAAGTGAAAGAACATCCAGATATCCCGGATATCGCCTTCGACGTCCAGACGCTTCGACGTCCAGACGCTTCGACGTCTCGACAAAACATCCGGCATTCTGACAGGACAAAGTGCTCGAGACTCGAAACCGAAGCCGGCCATCAACAAGCTCTTGAATGA
- a CDS encoding fructose-bisphosphate aldolase: protein MTNQNPPRRFTPMSQTATDYPVLLIDSDAPLSELQACASERLNAALAYLHLMACSNVSDYAEHDINTVANTARIMVQDVADVFAVIERRGFEVPAAS, encoded by the coding sequence ATGACCAATCAAAACCCGCCCCGCCGCTTCACCCCCATGTCCCAAACCGCAACCGACTACCCCGTCCTGCTGATCGACAGCGACGCCCCGCTCAGCGAGTTGCAGGCGTGCGCCAGCGAACGCTTGAACGCTGCCCTCGCCTACCTGCATCTGATGGCCTGTTCCAACGTGTCGGACTATGCCGAGCACGATATCAATACCGTTGCCAATACCGCCCGGATCATGGTCCAGGATGTGGCGGATGTGTTTGCGGTGATTGAGCGGCGAGGGTTTGAGGTGCCGGCTGCGAGTTGA
- a CDS encoding GNAT family N-acetyltransferase, which yields MLEIKPATAQDAPAAFDIRREAIRSQCIGAYTREQMMLWTRGNADDGYSALMDKPFYLGWVQGQPVITGMLDHNEIGALFVLPGFAGRGYGKAMLEHLEYQARQRAVETVVLDATLNAASFYRACGYVGDEQAVYHSPSGLTLACIPMTKRLV from the coding sequence ATGCTCGAAATAAAGCCGGCGACTGCGCAGGATGCCCCCGCGGCTTTTGATATTCGCCGCGAAGCTATCCGCAGCCAATGCATCGGCGCCTACACCCGCGAACAAATGATGCTCTGGACACGCGGCAACGCCGACGACGGCTACAGCGCGCTGATGGACAAGCCGTTTTACCTGGGGTGGGTACAGGGTCAGCCGGTGATCACCGGGATGCTCGACCACAATGAAATCGGTGCATTGTTCGTGTTGCCGGGATTTGCCGGGCGCGGGTATGGCAAGGCAATGCTTGAGCACCTGGAATACCAGGCACGGCAACGGGCGGTTGAAACGGTGGTGCTGGATGCGACGTTGAATGCCGCGAGTTTCTATCGGGCGTGTGGGTACGTGGGGGATGAGCAGGCGGTCTACCATTCGCCGTCGGGGCTGACGTTGGCGTGTATACCGATGACCAAGCGACTGGTTTGA
- a CDS encoding GNAT family N-acetyltransferase, producing the protein MPTLTLRNALPSDAARCFAIETSAYEGDEAATLEKIATRIALYPQGFLILEADGEVVGFINGGCAHEVVMSDEAFKELVGHSADAPNVVIMSVVLDPAHQGKGYSTTLMNAFVQRMQALGKRTIHLMCKDRHVPLYEHMGYRYVRPSASDHGGMAWHEMVMDL; encoded by the coding sequence ATGCCCACCCTCACCTTGCGCAACGCCCTGCCCTCTGACGCCGCCCGCTGCTTTGCAATCGAAACCAGCGCCTACGAAGGCGACGAAGCCGCGACCCTGGAAAAAATCGCCACGCGCATCGCGCTGTACCCACAAGGCTTTCTGATCCTGGAAGCCGATGGCGAGGTGGTGGGGTTCATCAACGGCGGTTGCGCCCACGAAGTGGTGATGTCGGACGAAGCGTTCAAGGAGCTGGTAGGGCATTCGGCCGACGCGCCGAATGTGGTGATCATGTCGGTGGTGCTTGACCCGGCGCACCAGGGCAAGGGCTATTCCACGACGCTGATGAACGCGTTTGTACAACGCATGCAAGCGTTGGGCAAACGGACCATTCATCTGATGTGCAAGGACCGCCATGTGCCGTTGTACGAGCACATGGGCTATCGCTACGTGCGGCCGTCAGCCTCTGATCACGGCGGGATGGCGTGGCATGAGATGGTCATGGATCTCTGA